Part of the Salinimonas lutimaris genome, TTCAAACTGAATTTAAGTTTTATTAATGGTCAAATCAAAGATGACCAGGTCAAGCTTAGGCCGCATGATAAAAACATCTCTGTTACGGTAAATAAGCGCTCGAACAAGCGCAATGTGATTGAGGTCTCTCGCAGCTTTAGTGGTAGCCCCACCTTTTTTAGTATTGAATTAAAGCGCAGCAAACCACAAGAAAATTACCGTTATCGAGTACTGTTGTTACCTGCAGGCGCTTTTTTTGTACCGGGTTTTGCGACTAACTTTATGTTAGTGCCAGCTAAAAGAAAAATTGTCCTGCAAACCGATAGTACAGCTATGCAGCTGGCCGAGAGTGGCTCTGCAGTAACGATGACAGAAAATGGACAAGAGTTTGATGTAAACGCAACGGGTTCGATAGATTATGAAACTCTGGTTAATGCCACTGACCGTTTACACTTCAAAATTCGCAGCGGCGAACACCTTTTACAGTTTGATGTCGAAGGGGCGGTGTCATCAGACTCCCTATCTTTGCCATTGCTTTTAGACAAAGATCTACATACGCGCTTATTTAACGACGATTTCTATGGAGTGTTTAATCCATTAAACGGGAAGGTATCGCTGGATGGTAAAGAGTTAAAACCGCGTACTGAGCATCGAAAGTTACTGAAAGCTGAGGCTGAATTATTACAACAGCGTTTGTTGTCGGACGCCGTCGCAGGGCGCACTGCTATCTACGTAGACGATTTAGCTAAGCCGTATCCAGATTTATTCGCTGACTATACTAACTTATTTACTTATCTCAACACCAAGCGGACGCTACTAAGTCTGTCCGCTTTTGGAGGGGACATTGCAGCCATTATCAAGCGGCTGGTAAATAACTACATTTCGGCGCTACAACAAATTCATACCACCAGACTGTTAAGCGTCGAAGAGCAAATACTAGTAAATCTGGGCTTTGCCAATATTGAAAACGAAGAATATTTAACACCATACCATCCGTTAAACCTGGCTTATTTTGCTTCACTAAGCGATGCACTGCAGGCGGATGACACTAAATCTTTTAAAACTTTACCAGCACCAACTGTGCGTCGGCTAAACGCCGAGGGTTTATTGCCATTCAACTGGCATAATTACCATGACTTTAGCTACAGTCAGGTCGTGAGAGAAAACCCGATGTGGTTGCAGGTGGTACCGTCCAGACAAACACAGCTGGACTACATTCAACGACTAGTAAGGGATAAAACAAAAGAGTTTGTTGAGGCGTTTTCTACGTTATTTGCCAGCGGCGAAAAAGACACTCTATTAATTAACTCAATTAATAACGGTCACAACAAAGAAATATTATTGGGGCTGGTAGAGTACTTTAAAAAACGCAAACCTGAGCAAACCAGCCGGATCCATATTAACTTGTATGATGAGCAGCTACAGCATACTTACTTTGATGAAGTTGCTGATGCGGAAACCTTAGCCGAAGTTAAACTGCTATGTGAACTTACAGCTAACAAAGACGATGCTGATAGCGCTATTGATATGTTGCGGCGGCGAATTACTTACAGCAAATTCCGGTTACCAAAGGCTGGCGACAGCTTTAATTATGCCCATTTAAGTTTTGTCAGAAACAACACTCCAGTAATGAAATCACCGGTAGACATTATGGCCGAGAAGAGCGGCATTGCCTGCCATGGTTTACTTGCGGGTGAGACATCTTACGATGAACAATCCGATTACTTCACTACTGCTGGTCTGGCAAAAATTAACCTGGACGACGCACCGCAACTGCGAGTGATGCAAAAGTATAGTGCCCTGTGTAAAGCCGCCTGGTTGGGGGAAAAATACAGCGAAACCAGTAGTCTGGCACTTAAAGTGTCAAATCAACTGCAGCAACTGTTAGGAGCGGTGTATGAAGACAGTATCTGGACCACCATCATTGATCCTAAGGTTACCCTGAAGTTTTTCAAAAGCCAAAAGGATGTGGTATTAATTCATTACTCTGATAACTACACCAATTCTGCAAACTATGACGCCATCACAGTCACCAAACGGCGCGATTTTTATGATCAAGTTCTGGCACAAGGTAACCAGGGATTAATTGATGAGTTTAATGCTTTTAACGGTGAATGGCTCTTAAAAATGCTCACCCTACCCGACAACGAACGGAGAGAGAAAAAAAGCATTATCGCCGCTTACAAATACATTAACTGCCTGCTTTATCACAGCGATATTACCTGGGTGCCACTTAGCGTAGCTGAGATGCTACGCGTAGCTGGTAATATTGGCTTGAAAATGAGTGACGCTGACTTTAGCCGTTATTCACAGGGCGTGCGCCAAGGCGCCATTTCGGACGATGTGTTGTTCGTTGGCTTTAAACAGCAGCAAATGTATTTGCTACCGCTTGAAGTTAAAGTAGGTAAAAAGCAAAAACACGACAAGGGTGTACGCCAGGCCAAAGAGCTAAAACGCTATCTAGTTGAGCAGCTATTTGGCCGGTCAGATCTAGCCGGCCATTTATACCGAGGTTTATTTATCCGGCAAATTTTTATGCAGGTAGATAAGTATGAGTTGTACCAGGTATATGCAAAACCGTATTTCTCCAAATTAAAGGACGAGTGCGAATGGTGGTTACAGGGAGATTACACTCTGGCAAATATTGACGGATACCCTGAAGGGTTTGTGTTGGCCTTTATCGAAGGAGATTACTGCAATGAGCAGTACAGTCTAGAGCAAAACATTCTCCAGATAAAATTGCCCAGTGGCTATCAAGCGAAGTTTGTTAGCACGCCAATGCAAACCTTACTGGCCGGCTGCAATAGCAAAGCGTTGGGTTTTATTGATGACAAATTCATTCTGCAAGGCGAAAGTTCGCCAGTTGCTATAGAGTGGACTGCAGAAGCTGTTGATGAGGATGAAGACGAGAAGCCGCAAGTAAACGTCGAATCAGACAACGTTATTGTCTATCCGGATAGTCACATGCCAGAATCAACGCTAAGCAGCCAAGTTGTTCAGACAGAGTCTAACTATGTGCCTTTGGCGGATAAACTAAACAACAGCCGGGTGTTAATTGGCCATTCGCCTAAAACGCAAGATGCTATTTACTGGGAATTTGGCAATAAAGAACTGGCTAACCGCCATCTGATAATTTTCGGTAACTCTGGCCAGGGTAAAACCTACTGTATTCAGGGTTTGCTGATGGAGTTGGCGAAACATTCCATTAACTCCATGGTGGTTGACTACACCAATGGCTTCTTGCCTGAGCATCTAGAGCCGGAATTTATTGACAGTGTAAAACCTAAAACGGATTTAATTGCCGATAAACCATTAAAATTAAACCCATTTAAAAAACAGAAGAACATCGTAGCGGGAACAGAGTTGACCGATAAAGATTACGACGTCGCAACACGGGTAGCATCGGTATTTAAATCAGTATATTCCAGCATTGGCGATCAGCAGTTGCCAACCTTAATCCGGGTTATTGAAGAGGGACTCGAAGCCTACGGCGAGCAGTATAGCTTTGAGCATATGCTGCAAGCCTTGGAGAATTACGATCAAACCGGTGTTAAGGTCGCTAACAAGCTGTTGCCATTGGTCAAAGCTAATATCTTTGCTTTTGACGACACAGATGGCTGGACCGACATTTACCAATCGAAAGACTCAGTGTGTCGGCTTATTCAGATGGCGCGTTTATCGCGTGATGTTTGGCTGGCGGCGGTGGAGTTTATTTTGTGGGATTTGTACTCTTACGCTTGCTTACATGGCGACAAAAACACGCCCTTACCAATAGTGCTGGATGAAGTGCAAAACCTGGACCATCGCTTAGAAAGCCCACTAGGCAAAATGCTCACTGAGGGGCGTAAATACGGTATCTCGCTTATTTTGGCTACCCAAACTATGAGTAACCTAGGCAAGGATGAGCAAGACCGGCTTTTCCAGGCATCACATAAACTGTTCTTTGCGCCGGCGATGACGGAAGTGCAAACCTACGCCAAGTTGTTGGAACAGGCGGTGCCAGGCTCTGACAAAAAATACTGGCTGTCGGAACTGTCAAAGCTGAAAAAGGGCGAGTGTATATCTGTGGGCATGCATGCTAATGCTGATGGTGTGCTGGTGCAGTCGGCGAAGCATGTAAAAGTGGTTCAGCTAGGTGCTAGGTTAGTCAATAATGAATAACTACCTAAGGGATTTTTGTGGCTAAATAAAAAATGATGATTAACCGTAATTAAGAAGAAGTTTTAGCTAGTAAACGGGAAATTGTCGAAGCGACCTCGACTTTACCGTTTCAGTATGTGTAATAGCAAGTATTGTGAAGGTGATTCAATTCAGTAATGCGAAATAACTTTGAAAGAGCGTTTGTCGTTAAAAAAATTCAAATGAATATCTCTGATTTTTATTATTTTCAGGGTTAGAAGAATAATGATTAAAAATCAAAGTGAAGCTTTTTAGATTATATAAATACACTTAAGGAAAATGTAAGTGTCTTATTTGCTTGTACAAATTAAGCGTACCTGGTTAGCATTAAAAGATGGTGTTTTTTGGGCG contains:
- the dptH gene encoding DNA phosphorothioation-dependent restriction protein DptH, whose amino-acid sequence is MSKLQYEDFLVARFCNWAAQNLRTGERIHFRSPDDANSLLLYEAFIRKTLAELKIVIEQKNRYLPYLQIGSYQVIPVLHAERGMGFTDSYISTLRDLVSTSQGQLKNSILLIIHNSSLDTLNNSSRNLCLAEHDVWNPAVIRDALKDMIEPHAASRTISEALLDHQFNSILADGATMFGFRDLYDAVQDGHIEFKELNLLDDPAIGGWDNATAIDKRLAENKKLKEQIEHLVEQYPSELHDKLKELDFSEKFIKKHFPDGDLTSWRSTLDYGECKTEQQNNKENLLELESESVDFGHKFYPGSKADSGAGARERYFIIEIFDDEPQFKLNLSFINGQIKDDQVKLRPHDKNISVTVNKRSNKRNVIEVSRSFSGSPTFFSIELKRSKPQENYRYRVLLLPAGAFFVPGFATNFMLVPAKRKIVLQTDSTAMQLAESGSAVTMTENGQEFDVNATGSIDYETLVNATDRLHFKIRSGEHLLQFDVEGAVSSDSLSLPLLLDKDLHTRLFNDDFYGVFNPLNGKVSLDGKELKPRTEHRKLLKAEAELLQQRLLSDAVAGRTAIYVDDLAKPYPDLFADYTNLFTYLNTKRTLLSLSAFGGDIAAIIKRLVNNYISALQQIHTTRLLSVEEQILVNLGFANIENEEYLTPYHPLNLAYFASLSDALQADDTKSFKTLPAPTVRRLNAEGLLPFNWHNYHDFSYSQVVRENPMWLQVVPSRQTQLDYIQRLVRDKTKEFVEAFSTLFASGEKDTLLINSINNGHNKEILLGLVEYFKKRKPEQTSRIHINLYDEQLQHTYFDEVADAETLAEVKLLCELTANKDDADSAIDMLRRRITYSKFRLPKAGDSFNYAHLSFVRNNTPVMKSPVDIMAEKSGIACHGLLAGETSYDEQSDYFTTAGLAKINLDDAPQLRVMQKYSALCKAAWLGEKYSETSSLALKVSNQLQQLLGAVYEDSIWTTIIDPKVTLKFFKSQKDVVLIHYSDNYTNSANYDAITVTKRRDFYDQVLAQGNQGLIDEFNAFNGEWLLKMLTLPDNERREKKSIIAAYKYINCLLYHSDITWVPLSVAEMLRVAGNIGLKMSDADFSRYSQGVRQGAISDDVLFVGFKQQQMYLLPLEVKVGKKQKHDKGVRQAKELKRYLVEQLFGRSDLAGHLYRGLFIRQIFMQVDKYELYQVYAKPYFSKLKDECEWWLQGDYTLANIDGYPEGFVLAFIEGDYCNEQYSLEQNILQIKLPSGYQAKFVSTPMQTLLAGCNSKALGFIDDKFILQGESSPVAIEWTAEAVDEDEDEKPQVNVESDNVIVYPDSHMPESTLSSQVVQTESNYVPLADKLNNSRVLIGHSPKTQDAIYWEFGNKELANRHLIIFGNSGQGKTYCIQGLLMELAKHSINSMVVDYTNGFLPEHLEPEFIDSVKPKTDLIADKPLKLNPFKKQKNIVAGTELTDKDYDVATRVASVFKSVYSSIGDQQLPTLIRVIEEGLEAYGEQYSFEHMLQALENYDQTGVKVANKLLPLVKANIFAFDDTDGWTDIYQSKDSVCRLIQMARLSRDVWLAAVEFILWDLYSYACLHGDKNTPLPIVLDEVQNLDHRLESPLGKMLTEGRKYGISLILATQTMSNLGKDEQDRLFQASHKLFFAPAMTEVQTYAKLLEQAVPGSDKKYWLSELSKLKKGECISVGMHANADGVLVQSAKHVKVVQLGARLVNNE